The genomic interval AAACTGCGCTAAGATCACATTGCAGGTACCAGTGGAAGCCCTCAAAATTCATGACCACAAACATGTTTACATGGTTGATGTTCTTGTCTTCTTCCAACACCAAGTAAGCTGAGTGAGTGAAGATGCATGTTGTTTACCAAACATAAATGTATGtgtctctttctttttattcggTAAAAGTATGTCTCTTCTATAAAAACTCTTTCATGTGTCTTGGAATTTATCATTAATGTTGTAGTTGAATAAAAGTGTAGGACAGTGGTACTGTACTGCATGAAAACACCCTTGTATTCCtactgtgttttttttaatttcctgAGTTGGGGTTTACTCCTACTGGGTTATTCAGGCTAAAAGTGGTTGTTGCTTGTTCTTCTCGCTTGTCTTTCATTGTCTTCccacttttctttttcatagATTTACATTAAACTCCACTCCCTTTTCAACTAGTTTCATCTATTTCCATTTCTCCTCAAATTGGTTTTCAAAACTTCTAGGGTTCTTTAGCTTGAATTTTTAAATACTAGAGAAATCTCAGTTGTTTTCCCCTTTGAATTAATGTGTTGGGTAAGGAAAGTGATACAGGCACCATTTTGTGTAATGTTTATAATATAAATTATAGAGTGACTACTTCACCATCACAAAATGTTAAGATTTGTCTATTCAAAATGTTAATGTAGTAACTCCAATCTATTATGATAAATTAACAAAAGATTTGTGCAGCTGAGTGATTTTGATGATAATTAAGTGATCAAATACGTACTACTTTAATTGCACTCTTCATTACACGTAAATAATTCATGGGGTTAGACAATCCTTAGTAGTGAGGATGTCTCATTTTAGAAGTATATGCATCTGATCATTCTAACACTATCATTCAAATGCATACTCTATACGTTGGTCTCCCAAATGCATTTGTTATGTATCAGCCCCATTCAGAAATGTTATTATTGTTCATTCATTAGACCAACAATATATTTTGTTATTGCTGTGGGTTGAAAATCCCCCTTGTTTTGTTGGTTTAATTTTAGAGAACTGTGACCTTCCACATGCAAATCACGGACATGTGATTTTGGGAGACCCTTCGCCCATCCTGTTTTATCCTATTAGTTCCACTGAGGTTCGTTGCTTGGTCGATATACCTGGAACAAAAGTGCCTTCAGTAGCTAATGGTGAAATGGCCAACTATTTGAAGACTGTGGTGGCTCCTCAGGTATGCATCTATAGTTTGCTTGACGTTATTTGTTTACACATGATATACATCAGAACTGGACTAATTATGAAGACTACTTTGTAATTCAGATTCCCCCTGAGCTGTACAATGCTTTTTTGGCTCCCGTAAACAAGGGAAACATCAGATCCATGCAAAACAGAAGTTAGTACCcagatttaaaatatatatgaataccAATTTGTATCAGTATCAGCAGTCTTGGGTTTCCCCTGCAGAATTAGATATCAAGATGGGGGAGAATGATAAGTTTAGAAGTTGTTGTTCTGCAATGGAATCCAGCTACATTTTCCATTTAATCAAACTTGTACAAAGTATAGCAATGTAGTAGATGTAAATGCTACTGTTGATGATTTTATAGTGAATGGCCAGTGGAATGTTCCCAAATTGAATGAGATTCTGGAGAGTTAGGATTCAGTAATCAAATCCAGAtttagaaaagaaagaagttaGCACAAGttttctatatgttttagGAGAGTATATCTTCCAATATTCTATTAGGTTTAGTAATCTAGTTCATATTTTATCAGCAGcccctattgatataaatagggcTGCAGGGGGATTTTAGTCTATGAGACAGAAATCCTAAAGAGAGCAAAGGGTGATAGAGAGATAGGAACTAGATAGGGAGGGGTTAAGGTCTACAACAAGTACTTGTACTAAACTCTTCAGTACTAGTAAAtctctcaagagagatcacagtGGAGGTAGGCTTCGGCTGAACCACTATGACTttagtgtgtttctgttttaACAAGCAAAAAAATATCGCGAATAACTAAGATCTAAAAATGCGCTTATAACAACAATTTGAGGTCCAACTACTAATCTGCAACAAACATGGAGTATGAAAGTCCGGTCATTTCTAAGGCCTCTTTCCTGAAAAAGGTTTGGAAATAGAATGTTCCCCCGAGAGCAAAAATTGCTGCCTGGTTACAAGTTACAACTATTGAATCATCGAAAGTTCGAAACCGTAGAGACACTATTCAAGAACCTTCGCCCCAAACACTCATTCCGCCCCTAAAAAATCAAATCTATTTCACCACCAAGTAATTGACATAATCAACTAAACAATTTTCCATACACCTTGTGACTTGTGAGAGCATTCATCAGTCCATCGGCTAGCAGAGCGTGGGACCCACGCGCTAAGCAGAATTGGGTCAAATTCGAGTAGTTGTTGTTGGGTTCAACTGCTGTGCATCAGCTGCATCAGCTGCATGTTATACGTAGATGCACGTGGGCTGTGTGTGGGGTGTGGATGGTGGATGAAGCTGCTGCATACTATACCACCGCGTAGAGTAGAGCAGAATTTCCCGATGTTGTTAGGGATCAAGAGTCTTTAGAGGGCAGTGATCAATCTATGGGACACTCGTGGAAATCTACTAAATAAGAATAGAGAGTCTCACCGGAGGAGAAAGCAGAACCGGTGGCTCAATTCAACTTACGGCCTTTTGGGTATCAAACTATCAAGCGACTCCCAAGATGTGGTGTGGTGTGGTGCTGCCGCGTCATCAGAGATTTCCACGAATCCACCACTGCTAGCTTCTTCAGCCTCAAATTTAAACTCGTGGGACCCAGATTAGATTATTCTATTGCTGGGAGTATTGACCCAGATATTTCTATCCCATAGGCACCAGTTATTTTATGATCTTAGTGAATGGAAGAACATCTTGCTGGGAAAACTGGGAAGAGTTTGTAACTCGGACATATTTGATGTACTTAAAATAAGTTACACAATGATCTAGATTCTGATGGGAAAATTGCATGTTTCTTCTGAGTATCAAAGTAAAtcaaactctcaatttcagaTCTTCAGTTGGGTTGGAAATACTAAAACTTACTGCGGATAAAACCTCCGTTAGTCAAGCGACTCGCAAGTTGTGGTCAAATTTACAGGGTACGGTGGAGGGAAAGAACTTTCCATTGAACCCGGCACCACTTTTTAACACCAGAAATTCTTCAGCATTTTCACCCCTACAAACGCGTGGGACCCAGCTGGCATTATTGTTGCATGGCATTATATGGTGGAGATGACTGGAGTTGCCCATTATTGGTGTCCTCAAGTCTTCACGCTCGGCTTAGATCTGTTAAACTTCTCTCAAGATGGAGAGTCAAGTCTCTCACCACTTCGCTTCTAAGTCGATCTGATCCCAACTTCGAATTCCCAGCAAACCCAGGTTATATTCCAACAGATATCTCTCCCacatttgtgttttttttttttcatttgcttaattatatatatatatatatgttagtaTATATGCTATCTTTATGCTCTGCAGCTCCGTTACTGAATTAGTGTAAAACTGGCACCAGTTCCTAATTGATCATGGTGTTCGAAATATATTATGAACTTTTGGCACATACATTAACTTGGGCACTCATATATTATAGTTCTGGTCAAATAGgataatatatgtatatgtgatCTAAATTAGTACCTAGATTCATTTGCGGCATGTTGCTCGTGTTTTATGTTTCTAGCTTTTAAGAACCCGAGCAAGATGGAGTAGAGGAACAACCAACCactaaaagtctaaaacaAACCACCTTATGTTTATTGCTTTACTAATTAATTATGCATTTATACACTTATTTTTAGAGTAAATATTTGATCATATATGATCCATTTTGAAACAAAAAGAGCATGATTGCATGGATTGTTAACTCCAGGCCTTGAAATTGTGTTGAAAGCTTCTCTAATCttactcatatatatagtccttCCACAGGTAATCTGCTACAAGTAGGAAATGAGTATACAAAGAACCTCAACATGACAACATCTTTCCCCGCTTTAACTCAGTGGGAATATGATGTTTTTATTAGCTTTCGAGGCGAGGATACCCGCAAGGGTTTTACGGACTACTTATACACTGCATTTGACGATCAAGGAATCAAAACGTTCAGAGATGATCCCGAACTTCAAAAAGGTGAAGCTATTGCTCCAGCTCTTTCTGCTGCAATTGAGAAATCAAGATTTTCTGTCATTGTCCTCTCTCCAAATTTTGCATCGTCAACTTGGTGCTTGAATGAACTTGTACATATTCTTGAATGCATGAAAGCCAATCCTGTTGATGCATCGTCAAGTGGTAGGGTGCTGCCAATTTTCTATGATGTTGATCCCTCTGAAGTACGAAAGCAAACAGGGAGTTTTGGAGATGCCTTCTCTAATCATGAAAAAAGGTTTTGGGATGACAACGAGAAGGTGCAAAGGTGGAGATCTGCATTACATGAAGTGGCAAATTTCTCAGGGTGGGCTTCCAAAGAATGGCGGTATGCATATACTTGTTTCCTTCTGTCTCTTCCATTTCACTAACTTACAATAGTTAACTTATTCAATCGTCGATCATAATGCTATTAAGAAATATAATAGGCAGATAATCACCGATTGGTCATATGAGGCTTATTAAATTTCATTACAAGAATACAAAAGAATCAAGTCCGATATTTGCAGATACATTTTCATAAACTAAATATTAACGCCAATACCTGATAAAGTTTGGTCTAATCTGTGTTATAGGTATGAAAGAGAGCTCATTAGAGATATTGTTGAAGACATATTGAAAAAAGTGCAACCTGCAGCATTCAGTATTGCAGAAAATCTAGTTGGAATGGAGTCGAGATTGCAGCCAGTCTTTTTGCATTTGGGTTTAGGGGTGGATGACGTCCGCTTCATAGGGATATGGGGAATGGGGGGGGATTGGTAAGACAACGATGGTGACAGAGGTGTATGAAAGGATCTCTCATGAATTTGATTGTAGTTACCTTCTGACCAATGTTAGAGCTTCTGTTGAAAAAGATGGTCTACTTAATCTGCAAAAACAATTTCTCTCTGGGATGATGGAGAGAGAAAAGGCTTATAATATATTGAATTCTCATGAAGGAGCCACAGCATTAAAAAGGCGGTTAGGGCGCAAAAGAGTTCTTCTCATTCTTGATGATGTGAACCAGTCAGAACATTTACAATATTTGGCAGGAAATGCAAACTGGTTTGGTTCGGGTAGTAGAGTACTTATCACAACTAGAAATGAGCATCTGTTGATTCAACATGAAGTCGAGAGAAGATTGAAGGTTGAAGAATTAAATGAGGTTGATTCTCTAAAGCTTTTTAGCAAGAAAGCATTCAAGAAAGATTACCCTCAAGAAGAATTTCTTGGTTTGTCAGAATCAGTTGTAAGTTATGCACAAGGTCTTCCTTTAGCTCTTGAAGTATTGGGTTCTTCTTTATACAGCAGAGATCTAAGTGAATGGAAAAGCTTGCTGGGAAAACTGGGAAGAGTTTGTAACTTGAAAATTTTTGATATACTCAAAATAAGTTACAATGATCTAGATCccgaagagaagaaaattttcCTAGACATTGCATGTTTCTTTAATGAGCAAGATAAAGATCAAATAACAGAAATACTAACATGTTTCGATTTTGCTGCTACTATTGGAATAAAAGTCCTCATGGATAGATCTCTGCTGACTCTTTCACATGGAACACTGCGGATGCACGATTTGGTCAGAGAAATGGGACAGGAAATTGTCCATATGCAATCTCCTAACAATCCAGGCAAGCGTAGTAGATTGTGGCTTTATAAAGATGTCAAACATGTCTTGACACACAATATTGTAAGTGATTTGGTACAAGAATATTAACTATTATTTGCTAATACATTATATGACAAGTCGATCAGACAATTACCTATTTACTTTTTATGGTCTAATAATATTGGGTTGACAGGGAACTGAAGCAATAGAAGGCATACTTCTGGACTCAACTGAGTGGGAAGCACAGGTGGACGCGACGCCGATATCGTTTTCAATGATGCACGAACTGAGATACCTGAAGATTAAGAATGTGAACCTACCGAAAGGGCTTGAATATCTTCCCAATGGTTTATGCATTCTTGATTGGACAAGGTATCCGTTAAAATCTTTGCCAGGAACGGAGGTATATTATAATTACCATATCATTCTTCTTTCAGTTGTAGATATTGTTTGAAATACAGTATTGTGAAAGCTAATTCTCCTCTATGATTTTTACTTGACATGCAGCCTTTACACAAATTAAAATCCATTAATTTGAGTCACTCTCCGCATCTTGTCAGCACCCCAAACTTTAAAGTTATGCCATATCTGGAGTTTCTATATCTTGAAGGTTGCATAAGATTGAATGACATTGACACAGGAATTGAAGTGCTTGAAAGACTTACTGTGCTGACTTTGAAAGGTTGCCAGAATCTTGTGCGTCTTCCAAGTAATGTAAGGGGCTTAAAatctctcaaagttcttaatCTTTCTGGTTGTTCAAAGCTAGACAAATTACCGGATGAGTTGGGTCAAATCCGCTGCCTGGAGAAGCTTGATGTGAGTGGAAGTGGCATAATAGGAGTGCCCTCCTCTATTGGTTTTCTGAAGAACCTCCAAGAATTGTCTCTTGCTGGATGTAAACCACGGTCACTCAAACCATGGAATATGATGCTCAACCCTCTTCAGTTATTGCGAAAACAAGGATTATCGTTGCCCTGTTTGTCCGGGTTGCATTCATTGACTTACTTGAATCTAAGTGACTGCAATCTTTCTGACGAAGCAGTACCTGTTGATTTTGGATGCTTAGCCTCATTGAAAGGGTTAAATTTGAGGAATAATCAATTCGTTAGACTACCTGAGAGCATCGACCAACTCTCTCGACTTGAATTGCTCTACTTGGATGGGTGCAGTAAGCTTCAGAGAGTGCCAGAGCTTTCATCTCATGCATGGGTACACGCTACCAACTGCACGTCATTGGATACAGTGGCCAATCAAATTGGACGAAGCAATTTGTTGCCAAGAGGATTATATACTAACAGTTTCAAAAAGGGGGAGAATGAAAGCGTCTCACGAGTGCTAACACGCCACTTGGCGAGTAAAGCAACTTATCACAAATCCACAACGTTGTTTATTGGTCCTGGAAATGAAATACCAGAGTGGTACAATCACCGAGGAGAGGGGTCTTCTATAACTATAGAGCTGCATCCAGGTTGGTTTACTGACACGTGCATGGGATTCGCCTTGTGTGTCGTTTTTGACTCCCTCAATCCACTCCCGCCTTTGGTTGAGTGGTGCCTTAAATGGTCAATGACAGCCAATGGAAAACCCTGGAATGTGGGGGAACGCTATGGGGATCCATCATTTGGGGGAGAGTATGGTCAACCTGTGGGGGATCACATTTGGTTCTTTTACTTGAGCCATGATTTTTTCCGTGGAGATTTTCAGGATATCCACTATCAGCTTAAATTCTCATTTAAACCCATCTTCATTACGCGCAGACCCGCCTTGGAAACTGTGCGTGTGAAGAAGTGTGGTTTCCGCATAGTATATGAGAAAGATTCGGAGGAGCTTCAGCAGACATATTCGAAGCAGAGCGATAATAACAAGCGAGGTCTTCAACTCCTCTGTGATGATGTAGCATCTAGTAGTATTGCAGGACAAGATCATCCAGAAAGAATTAAAGTGTGTTTAATGGTAATGTAGTGAACAAGGGTATTCCTACTGTTATACAGGCTACAAATGGTTGTTTGAATCAAAAGTGAGCTTTTTCTTCTCACTATCATTCTCTTCCGGTTTTCTCCTTGTCGCTGATGTGTTTTCATCTTTCTACTTTTCCTCTCGAATGGGTTTTCATAAGTTACATGGTTTTGGAgctaaatattatttaaattttgagAAATCTCAGCTATTTGTCCCTTTAAATGAATGCGTTGTGGGTGGAGAAACTGAACAATGCACCATTTCGTGTAATTTCCAAGTATATAGTGCAAAACTGTAGAGAtttgtatatttattcataatgTTGACATTAATGCATTCAAATGGATACCTATAAGTTGGTCTCTCAacattctttcttcttttcgtTTAGAAAAAAATGGTGATTTAGTGTTCTCCGGCCTCCACATGCATATGCTTATATGCTATCAATGATACTGGTAGAACAAAAGATCAAAAATCTTCCATACATCTGTGATCAATGTGCATTCTTGActtggttttttttatatttggtAAGTTAATTAGGTTTTGTGGAATTTCAAATTTAGTAATGTTGATGATGGCTTTAACCTCCATATATCTATTGTGATTTTCTCTGCTGCTTTTGTGAAATAAAATGAgtgaatttaaaaaaaaaattgatgactTGCTGCCAATCTGCCATAGTCACTTTCTTCCATTTCTAGTTCTAAAACTTAATAGAGGGTATACACGTTCATCATATGCATCAATATTTACAAATGCAATCATTGATTTTAGTAAAACAAATTAACTATCCATgccaaatgaaaataaatttagGTTACACTACCATAGGATACATGGTTTACACTACACTTGCATCAAAGTACTTGTCCTTGCATAAAGGACCAACAACTTAAACATGCAGAGGGGTGTAGCATCACTAGCATGTCATCCTAACAACTACtgcttttgattttatttgtcttCCTGAGGATAGAGAAAACCCAATTTCCATTGCAATAAGACAAATGATGGCGACTGCATTATTGACATCACATTAGATACATATCTTAGCTGCCGCACCAGTAtgtaattttcaaaatcaaccTTGAAAATAAAGCTTGTTTTAGGTGGGAGTTGGTATGTTTAATTGGAAATGGAATGGCCACGTAATGGAGGGAAGGgttgttttgagttttgaccaAATTTAGTCGCAAATGGAGAGCTGGTGAGCCCTAGCTAAGTTAAGCTTCAAATTCCTTCAATGGCAGCAGTGCAACTCTTTCGACTGGAATTTTATATAATCTGGCATGTATACGTAGACATCACTCTCACCATGCACTCTCATTCCtactaataattcttttacaGAAAAAACAGAAGCACGTATGAAATGATCAATTTCGTCTATGTTTCTTAACTGAAAGTCTGTAAATCTGaacagaaaataagaaaacagAAAGTCTCTTTATATTTTATAACAATTAactaatgagaaattttaaatacacacccttAAACACTTAATACACACACCTACCAATTTATATTTCAGATAACATTTTGCACAAATGTCAAATGACCAAAATAGACATACataataatcacaataattaaaaataaattaaattatcaaaaacagaatatttatttttggaaacaaaaaaaataagaaaatttaatGTAGCATCTATTTTTATTAGAAATCAAtccaaacaatcaattcatttcttaattttctccaaaaaatagaaaattttattttaaaatttcgaATAAGGTAATTCGTGTACGAAAATTCGgatttttcatttaattagATTTCATCTTATtacaatccaaaaaaaaaagttcatcttcttcatttttttctttatcaatGTCATCGacattgtgtatatatatatatttcatttttttaatcatttttatgtttgaagaatatgaaaaaaaacaacttaTAATTATTCACAAGAACTAACAGTAATCGATATGTAACCTATGATTTTTTAGACTGAACCGACATGACATTTAGAAGATGTCAATGTAAATCAATCAATATATTAATCACACTAAATAGTAGCCCTATATAGCAATATAATGAGGgtatttgatgatttttttatttaagggCATTTTAGGTTCTTTATGtggtgtatttagtaaaaatattggaATACAAATTTAAATTGGTTGTGTATTGAGTATGAGTGTGTATTTAGAGATTttgggtgtgtatttaaaatttctcttCACTAATAAGTTATGATTTGGATGTTTAGCTACACATATTTTTAGTTGACAACTGTGGTTTTCTTTAGGGTCCAAAATCGTTACGACCTTCCCAGTTAGTTTGTAGTTATAAGCATTGCCACCAAATCACTTAATATGGAACTCAAAACACAACTTTTTAGTGCTTATAGCCTTATATTAAATAACACTTCAATAATTTAAACAATGAATAATATATAGATCATGTACACATCCTAAAGAAAAGGGTCATCTACATGACCTCAAATCTTCACTCAATCTATAATCCAAAATCCCAATGAAGACGCCCCTCCAATCCTTGCTAAACTAATCAACTAACAAGATTCTTGTCTTCACAATCTTCCTCTTGAATTATAGAAAATCAAACCATAACTCAAAAACAAATACCCTCTTGACTCCTAATAGTATTCACCATGATGATTGTATATACACGAGACCACAGTTACCTCACACTCCACAACAGAGACCCTACTTTTGTCTTCTATCTCTAACTCTACATTAGGCTTAACCACACTCTAACACAACCCATTTTTCACCAATTAaaagatataaataaataaataaaatccaGGGTAGGCGCTACACGTTTTAGTTTTGGGTCTTTTGGTCTACAAGTAATGACGTAATACAAACTTGTactcaatgttctaaaaattcccgcctaggaccgcctaggTGGCGCCTAGTCGCCCGAAGACTCTTGGCCGCTTCAATTTtgggccgattaatccccgattaatcaTCTGGACGTtggtttttagctgtccgctcgattaacgcctagcgttttttagaaccttgcttgtactatttttctatttaaacCCCGTTAAAGAGTTCTATAGCTGTCACCATAATCACAAGGAAACGGATTGTATACACCATGGAGCTCCACCACTGACGAATCCCAACCGTTCAATTAGACACGTGGATAATTTGACCAAATTAAGCGTTAGTGGTCGTTAAGGAGTCTGTTAGTTGGCAATTGAGGATCATCGAGAAATCAAACAGAGATTAATAGATAGATCAGATAAAAAAGAGGACCATATCTTCTCATCGATCTCATGGACGAGAGCCACATCGCATCGCAGGCGGCAGAGTCTTAGCCAAACACGAAGAATTCCTGAAGATGGTGTGTCTCGATACTGTTCAGAAAACCGCATATCTAGCTCTAGGATCTCCACTACAAATACGCATATTGGGTTTTCATGGATGGAGCTCGTATCAATTTGGCGTGTGCCCTCGGTATCGAAAGAACTGAACGAGGAGATCGAGGTAATTGATATGTGGTTTGTTTCTCGGCGGGTTGATGAAATCATTGAAATGGGTTAAGATTCAGCTTTGAATTCAATCGAATATTTCAAATCAGTTCTGTTATCTGCTAGTTTGGGAAGTTATTCATTGAGTATTGATCATCTTGACTGAAAACTAAGAAAGATTAATGGAGATGAAGAACACTGAGGAACAAGACTGCAATT from Argentina anserina chromosome 2, drPotAnse1.1, whole genome shotgun sequence carries:
- the LOC126785486 gene encoding LOW QUALITY PROTEIN: TMV resistance protein N-like (The sequence of the model RefSeq protein was modified relative to this genomic sequence to represent the inferred CDS: deleted 1 base in 1 codon), yielding MTTSFPALTQWEYDVFISFRGEDTRKGFTDYLYTAFDDQGIKTFRDDPELQKGEAIAPALSAAIEKSRFSVIVLSPNFASSTWCLNELVHILECMKANPVDASSSGRVLPIFYDVDPSEVRKQTGSFGDAFSNHEKRFWDDNEKVQRWRSALHEVANFSGWASKEWRYERELIRDIVEDILKKVQPAAFSIAENLVGMESRLQPVFLHLGLGVDDVRFIGIWGMGGIGKTTMVTEVYERISHEFDCSYLLTNVRASVEKDGLLNLQKQFLSGMMEREKAYNILNSHEGATALKRRLGRKRVLLILDDVNQSEHLQYLAGNANWFGSGSRVLITTRNEHLLIQHEVERRLKVEELNEVDSLKLFSKKAFKKDYPQEEFLGLSESVVSYAQGLPLALEVLGSSLYSRDLSEWKSLLGKLGRVCNLKIFDILKISYNDLDPEEKKIFLDIACFFNEQDKDQITEILTCFDFAATIGIKVLMDRSLLTLSHGTLRMHDLVREMGQEIVHMQSPNNPGKRSRLWLYKDVKHVLTHNIGTEAIEGILLDSTEWEAQVDATPISFSMMHELRYLKIKNVNLPKGLEYLPNGLCILDWTRYPLKSLPGTEPLHKLKSINLSHSPHLVSTPNFKVMPYLEFLYLEGCIRLNDIDTGIEVLERLTVLTLKDCKNLVHFANSVRGLKSLKVLDISGCSKLDTLPEDLGHMECLVEVDVSETSIRELPCSISRLKGLVSMSLRNCKQLSYLPSSIRGLKSLKYLKLSSCLKLERLPDELGQISSLEELDMGRSGIREVPPCISLLKNLKELSLAGCKTQSLRPWNMMLNPLQLLRKQSHIPAGLSLPCLSGLHSLIKLDLSDCNLYDETMPNDFRCLASLKMLDLRNNQFVRLPEGISQLSQLEDLYLDGCSNLQIVPELSLDARARVYVTNCTSLDIRVNRTGRSSLLPSGKGEKESCEGVALALLARHLASKATPHKSNMFVGPGNEIPEWYNRRGEGSSITIELHPGWFTNMFMGFALCVVFDHLKPLSPFDMWRITWSMTANGKSWDVGPHYIYSCPKFGERWGQPVGDHIWFFYLSHDIFRADFQDIHYRLTFSFNPTLKTVRVKKCGVRLVYEEDAEVLRQTYLKQSKNTKRGLQLLCDDVASSSIAG